The Myxococcales bacterium genomic sequence CGGCGAGCTTCCAGTCGGGGTAGATGCGGCTGTCACGGCGAACGTAGTCGATCGCGTTGGTGTGCAACCACTGGTCATGGAAGCGGGCGATGGCCTCGCGCCCCTTGTCGCTGGTCATGAGGCGATCCGCCTGGGCCAAGAGCGCGTTGCGATCCCCGAGCTTGCCTTCCTCTGCCAACGAGAACAATTCGTCGTCCGGCATCGTGTCGGTGAGCATGTACGACAGGCGGCTGGCGACCTCGTAGTCGTCGAGCTTTGCCAGGGCCGGGTCACTCTCGTCAGCGCTGCCAGGCTCGAGCCGGTAGAGGAACGCCGGTGCATTCAAGAACGCCTCGGTGACCAAGCGGATCGCGGTGGCGTAGCCGTGTTCGGTCCGCATCTGCGTGAAGAATGTCTCGAAGCTCGTGCGGACGTCGTCGGCGAGAGGCCGTCGGAACGCCTTGGCCCCGAACTTCGCGATGAAGGCTTTTCCGCAAGCCACCTCGTCTCCGCTACAAGGCGCAAAGTCGGAGAGGTTGTCGGCGACCACTTTGGCGAGCTTTTCCGAAGCCGTCGCGTAGCCCTCGACGAGGGACTCGGCCGTGGCCTGAACTTTGGTGTTGTTCAGAAATCCGTGGACCGCGCGCTCTTCGGGAAAATCGATCTGGGGCACGGTGTGACCGGCGAACAAATCCCGCACGGTGTTGCGGTATTGCGCGGCCGTCAGGCGCGCCACGCCGTCTTTTTCGAGAATGCGTTTGGCCCGGTCTTTACATTCGTCGCTGACGGGCGGGGGTGGGGGAGCGCCGCCGAGGTTCGGGCTGCCGTTACCGCCCCGGCCGCCGCTCGAGGAGCCACCGTTGCCGGTATCACCATCGCCATCGCCATCGCCGTCGCCATCGTCGCCATCGCCGCTTCCGACACCGCCGCTACACGCGACGAGTAGGCACAGGGCGGCCGCCAAAGTGACCGGTTGCCGGAGCCATCCGGGCCGTGACCAGGACGAGGCCGTGAGGGCATGCTTCGCAAAATCATCATTCCGCATCGTTGAACCTCTTCGTGTGCGGCAATGCAGAGGGGAGGGCTCTCCTCTGCCGTGGACCGTGAAACGTTATCTTAGCAGAATTCCGGAAAAGTCTTGTTGCTGGTACCGAGCTTTGTCTGTACTCAATGGTGGGGAAGGGTGGGTAAAGGTGCGCAGAGCGGGCTAGGCACCCTTGATGAGGCCCCTCTGCATGGCCGCCAGGACCGCTTCGGTGCGGCTCTTGACGCCCAGCTTCTGAAGGATGTGGCTCACGTACATGGTCACCGTCTTTTCAGAGAGCGACATGCCGGCCGCGATGTCTCGGTTGCTCTTGCCGGTGGCCATGCGTTCGAGAACCTCCTGTTCGCGCGGGGTCAGCTCGGGGCGGGCCACACGCTGGGCGAGCTTGCTCGAAATGGAGTGCGGCATGAAGCGCTCACCCCGGGCCACGGTGCGAATGGCCTCGAAGAGATCCTGGCGCCCCGTCTCCTTCGTCAAGTACCCGAGGGCTCCGGCACGCACGCTGGCGAAGATGTCTTCGTCGCCGTCGTAGTGCGTCAGTACGACGATGCGCGCCGGCGGCGTGGCTCGGCCGAGGGCCTCGATCATCCCCAGGCCACCGAGGCCCGGCATGCGCAAATCCGCCAACACCACGTCGGGCCTGAGCGCCGCGTAAAGCGCAAGTCCCTCTTCTCCGTTCGTTCCTTCGCCCACCACCTCGAAATCCTCCTGGGTGGACAGCAGCATCACGGATCCCGAGCGGGTGAGGAGGTTGTCTTCGACGACGAGAATGCGCACGGGGGCGTGGGCTTGCGCTTGCATCATCATCCCCGAGTTTTCGCATGAGGAACCCAGGCGCGCACCCGTGTTCCGTGAGGGAATCGGGGGGCCACCTGGAGTTCTCCGCCCAAAACCCTACAGCGCTCGCGCATCCCCAAGATCCCGAAGTGCCCGTGTCCGAGCCGTGTCTCGAGTGCGGGGGGCAAGCCGCGGCCGTCGTCCTCGATCAAAAGCTCGAGACCCGCTTCTGCCTCGCTCAGGGTCAACGTGAGCGTGCGGGCCTGGGCGTGGCGCAGGGCATTCGCCACGGCCTCTCCTGCGACCTGGGCCAGCTCGTTTTCCACGAAGGCGTCGCGGGGGCCGAGGGCGGCGTTCATCACGAGCTCGACCCGCGGGGCCCGTGGGGCTCTCTCCGTGTTGGTGGCCAGCTCACGCAGGCGAACGTCGAGGCGCTTGTCCCCCTGCGCGTCCGCACGCAGGTTCCAGACGCTTCGCCGCGTGGAATCGCGCGCCTGCTTCAAAATGTTTTTTGTCTTTTCGAGAACGGCGAGCGCCCGGGACAGCGGGGGGCGCGTGTCGTCCCGCGCGGCGGCGCCCTGCAGGGTTTCCTCGAGAGTCTCGAGGCACAAGTTCATGGCGGCGAAGCCTTGCCCAAGCCCGTCGTGGAGCTCGCGGGCGATGCGTTGGCGCTCTTCGGCGAGGGCGCGCGCCCGGGCTTTGCGGCGTGCCGTGCGCACCATCTGAAATCCGCCGCCTGCGGCCAGGGTGGCCGCGACCAGGAGCAGACGAAAGCTGTTGGTCTGATGAAACGGAGGCGCCACCTCGAGCGTGGTCAGCACCTGGGTGGGCCCCCAGGCCCCCGTGGCGTTGGTGGTGGACACCTCGAACCGGTAGCGGCCGGGCCGCACGTTCGCGAAGCGGGCAGAGCTGTCGCGCGCGCTCACCCGCCAGGTGGCTTCGTGCCCCGCCAGGCGATAGCGGAAGGTGCTGGCCTCGGGAGGCAACCCCACGTCGAAGCCCACGTTCAACCACGAACCGCGGATGGCCGTTTCGGCGCTGAGCTCCAAGGGCTGCCCCTCTACGTCGAGCCGGTCGAGGCGGGCTTCGGGGTAGGGGGCCGCTTCGTCGAGCACGGGAGGCCGCAGGGCAACCACCCCGGCCCGTGTGGCCAGCCAGAGCCGATCCTCGGCCCATGCCGTCACCGGGGCGCCTTCTTCGCTGAGCTCGCGCCAGGTGGCACCCTTGACGAGGTTGACGTAGGAGGCGGACAGGTGCTCGGTTTGCCCCGCCAGGTAGGCATCGGCCCGAGCTTCCGAAAGACCCGTGATGCCCACCGCGCAGGCGAGCCACAGCGTATCGGCTTGCCCGAAGACGTGCAGCATCTGATCACAGCGCAGGCCATCGGACTCGTTGAAGTTGTGGATCTCGTCTCCACGCAGGCGGCTCACCCCGAGGCTTTTGGACTGGGTGACCCACACGGTGCCGCGCGGGCTCACCCACAGGCCCGTCAGAGAGTCGGTGCGCAAGCCTGGGCCGGAGAGACAGTTGACTTCGGGGCCCGCGACACGAAGCACGCCGCCTCCCGTGCGAGAGCGTGATTGGATCGTCACGTAGTTTCGCCCCTGCGAGGCGAAGAAGCTGGTGGCGATGCCGGCGCACCCTGCGCGCGCGGGCTCGAGCCGCTCGTGGAGGCGCAGCACGCTGCCTTCCTGGGGCGAAGTCAACGAAAACGTGGCGAGGTGTCCCTTGTCGTTGCCGAGCCACACGTGGCCGGCCTCGTCGACAGCCAGCAACGTCAGTGCGCCCTCGGCCACCGGGGCCGGCCGTGCGAGCGTGGTGAAACGGCCGTGGTGATAGGTGACCAGCGGACCTTCGGTCCCCGCCGCGAAGAGCCGTCCGTCGGGGTGGAGCGCCAGGCGGCGCGGGCGCAGGTCGGGCATCTCCTGCCCCGCCCGAAACGGTGTCCAGGTCCGGGATCCAGGGGCTTTCGTGGCCAGGCCCCCCGAGCTGGCCACCCACAACGCGCCGTCTCTTGCCGCGACGATGGCGTAGGCGGTGTCGCCGGGAAGCCCCTCCGACGCCGTCGACAGCTCGAGCGTTGCGCCCGCTGCGGCCACGGCGCACGGGCAGGCCGAAAGGGCGCACAAAACGAGGGCGCCTCCGCCGAGGGAGGTGAGGATCCGGAACAGGGTGCGCACGGCGATCCCCATCTTATCGTGACGGCCGCCCTGCGGGGCCGTTCGCCGGAGGATCAGGGCAG encodes the following:
- a CDS encoding DUF1592 domain-containing protein translates to MRNDDFAKHALTASSWSRPGWLRQPVTLAAALCLLVACSGGVGSGDGDDGDGDGDGDGDTGNGGSSSGGRGGNGSPNLGGAPPPPPVSDECKDRAKRILEKDGVARLTAAQYRNTVRDLFAGHTVPQIDFPEERAVHGFLNNTKVQATAESLVEGYATASEKLAKVVADNLSDFAPCSGDEVACGKAFIAKFGAKAFRRPLADDVRTSFETFFTQMRTEHGYATAIRLVTEAFLNAPAFLYRLEPGSADESDPALAKLDDYEVASRLSYMLTDTMPDDELFSLAEEGKLGDRNALLAQADRLMTSDKGREAIARFHDQWLHTNAIDYVRRDSRIYPDWKLADNDAYKASYRKFIEHAFWEEGTVEALLTSKTTFADARLGAIQGVDVNGNDLQKVDLASKGDASSQRAGLLTQPAWLAFNAHDTIDAPVLRGLFIFERFLCFEPPAVPDEVPPLEFDAVNRKQTARMMLEEQHEQGSCKTCHKPFDTLGFAFGHYDAVGAWRTEDAGLPVNAKVELPALGDKSVEGALELASELAKSSEVRRCVATQWFRYGFGRTEQSSDSCIIEELDSGMSESGGDMRALVKTIVGSEAFRFRRTLQQ
- a CDS encoding response regulator transcription factor translates to MMMQAQAHAPVRILVVEDNLLTRSGSVMLLSTQEDFEVVGEGTNGEEGLALYAALRPDVVLADLRMPGLGGLGMIEALGRATPPARIVVLTHYDGDEDIFASVRAGALGYLTKETGRQDLFEAIRTVARGERFMPHSISSKLAQRVARPELTPREQEVLERMATGKSNRDIAAGMSLSEKTVTMYVSHILQKLGVKSRTEAVLAAMQRGLIKGA